A part of Capsicum annuum cultivar UCD-10X-F1 chromosome 6, UCD10Xv1.1, whole genome shotgun sequence genomic DNA contains:
- the LOC107874468 gene encoding uncharacterized protein LOC107874468, with protein sequence MERFAIEHSFNYYAKISDKKRCPLKDRVFTQLQATVGFVRGFAASKLVNYKRIHTPNDIIEDIKNAFGVDINYQKAWRAKERAIEMLRGKLMDGYRQMDRYVLNSVYPGSHIRMHKSEDNKFIYLFVALQSLKSRFEYCRPIVVVDGAHLSGAYKGTFVSASTLHGSGRILPIVYGVVDSENDNSWTWFFETFRIAFGECDSMCVVSNHHESIIKDVSVVYPNVPHLACIWLLWKNVCTNFRKSKDRLSDIYYAMAKAYHKDEFDFFWNQVGKIDKRVKSYLKDAGFEKWARVYAPVNRGRMMTSNIAECINGKLKLSRKLLIIEFLEQVSASSTYVYFVYDDGGKYRVFLNRRTCTCSRFQLNEITWEHAIAVLNSKHVVDMKPYCSEFYYPETLRKMYEESMFPMPDKKDWIVPQEVMNEVVLPPKYKRQLGRQRKSRHKKSSETMTSSSNCCGRCDFAGHNRCTCNFFPKED encoded by the exons ATGGAGCGATTTGCAATTGAACATTCTTTCAATTACTATGCCAAAATATCAGACAAGAAAAG ATGCCCGTTGAAAGACCGAGTTTTTACTCAACTTCAAGCTACAGTTGGGTTTGTTAGAGGTTTTGCTGCATCAAAACTTGTCAATTATAAGAGAATACACACCCCGAATGATATAATCGAAGATATTAAAAATGCTTTCGGTGTAGACATTAACTATCAGAAGGCTTGGAGGGCTAAAGAACGTGCGATTGAGATGTTAAGAGGGAAACTTATGGATGGTTATCGACAAATGGATCGATATGTGTTAAATTCTGTTTATCCAGGTTCAcatattagaatgcataaatccgaggataataaatttatatatttgttcGTTGCATTGCAATCTTTGAAGAGTAGATTCGAGTATTGCAGGCCTATAGTTGTGGTTGATGGTGCACATTTAAGTGGAGCATATAAAGGTACATTTGTTTCTGCAAGCACTCTTCATGGATCag GACGCATTCTGCCGATTGTGTATGGTGTTGTTGATAGTGAAAATGATAATTCGTGGACTTGGTTTTTCGAGACCTTCAGAATTGCTTTTGGAGAGTGCGATAGTATGTGTGTTGTATCCAACCATCATGAAAGCATAATAAAGGATGTGAGTGTTGTATATCCGAATGTGCCGCACCTCGCATGCATATGGCTCTTGTGGAAGAATGTTTGCACAAACTTCAGGAAGAGTAAAGATAGACTTAGCGATATTTACTATGCTATGGCCAAGGCTTACCACAAAGatgagtttgattttttttggaatcAAGTTGGAAAGATTGATAAGAGGGTAAAGTCTTATCTTAAGGATGCTGGATTTGAAAAATGGGCACGCGTGTATGCACCTGTTAACCGTGGTAGGatgatgacttcaaatatagCAGAGTGCATAAATGGTAAATTGAAACTATCACGTAAGTTGCTGATAATAGAATTTTTGGAGCAG GTTAGTGCGTCATCAACATATGTATATTTTGTTTACGATGATGGGGGGAAGTATAGAGTATTTCTTAATAGGAGGACTTGCACTTGTAGTAGATTCCAATTGAACGAGATAACATGGGAACACGCGATTGCAGTACTAAACAGCAAGCATGTAGTTGATATGAAGCCTTATTGCTCAGAATTTTACTATCCTGAAACATTAAGGAAGATGTATGAAGAATCTATGTTTCCAATGCCCGATAAGAAGGACTGGATTGTGCCACAAGAAGTTATGAATGAAGTTGTGTTACCACCAAAATACAAACGTCAACTAGGAAGGCAAAGGAAAAGTAGgcacaagaaatcaagtgaaactaTGACATCGAGTAGTAATTGTTGCGGGAGATGTGATTTTGCAGGTCACAACAGGTGTACCTGTAACTTCTTTCCAAAGGAGGACTGA